Proteins encoded together in one Lutra lutra chromosome 4, mLutLut1.2, whole genome shotgun sequence window:
- the LOC125097533 gene encoding uncharacterized protein LOC125097533, whose amino-acid sequence MPSSSEPGATERPGRRASILGDAASGTQPRRTLGTTRGGRYRACAPATAALRGSISELCGGLLAPGRGSKEGQAGLADQGVSGCIVRGLGRGPRKRRLRPACGPPWRVVRPAARGRAQRMRGPGLEKALFSPLREEETGLQGFRDLPRPSEAKELGFKPSAFGILNLKTSLNITTYNKELGFRHLFVLHDTSTGVWTAWAA is encoded by the coding sequence ATGCCGAGCAGCAGCGAGCCTGGAGCGACGGAGCGACCCGGCCGCCGGGCGAGCATCCTGGGAGACGCCGCGAGCGGGACGCAGCCCCGGAGGACGCTGGGAACCACGCGCGGAGGCCGCTATCGCGCATGCGCACCAGCCACGGCTGCGCTACGTGGGAGCATCTCCGAGCTGTGCGGAGGGCTGCTGGCCCCGGGGCGAGGGAGCAAGGAAGGGCAAGCGGGGCTAGCGGACCAGGGGGTGAGCGGGTGTATTGTGCGGGGTCTGGGGCGGGGGCCACGGAAGCGCCGGCTCCGCCCCGCCTGCGGTCCCCCGTGGCGCGTGGTGCGCCCAGCGGCCCGGGGTCGCGCCCAAAGGATGCGAGGTCCAGGCTTGGAGAAAGCCTTATTCTCTCCGTTGCGGGAGGAAGAGACGGGATTGCAGGGGTTCCGTGATTTGCCTCGGCCAAGCGAGGCGaaggagctgggattcaaacccagcgCCTTTGGGATTCTAAATCTCAAGACTAGTTTAAACATAACTACCTACAACAAAGAACTGGGCTTTCGTCATCTCTTTGTGCTTCACGACACCAGCACAGGGGTTTGGACCGCGTGGGCTGCGTAG